A part of Gemmatimonas groenlandica genomic DNA contains:
- the aroA gene encoding 3-phosphoshikimate 1-carboxyvinyltransferase codes for MARSPLAVRGVIRAPGDKSISHRSLIFAAMASGPTRIRDILASADVHATAGALRAMGADIPALSDDFVVNGRGVASLHSPVSPLDCGNSGTTTRLIAGLVAGLAGRAARFEGDASLSRRPMRRIAAPLTQMGARIDFEGATGHDGLPMRVHGMPLSAITFVNTHASAQVKGALMLAGLASGSGVTVQEPQRSRDHTERMLIARGVQLTVSDDGVLLPPAQTLNAVDVVVPSDPSSATFFVALAALADEGEIRLENVCLNPTRTGAFDVLRRMGVRIDVEDERTIGGEVIGTLVVFPASLQATSIGGAEIPRCIDELPMIACVAARAVGETRITDAGELRVKESDRIRAVVENLRRLGVDAEELPDGMRIIGSNASLSGHVVTHGDHRLAMAFGILGALPGNRITIDDPGCVSVSYPAFWRDLAQAVGPATQSSANAPAIANGPKPLVIAIDGPAASGKSSTAQWVAQLLNVHHVDSGAFYRAITLLALGTGVAPELWTSQAVLAEAHRITWRLTERSVLPLVDGAEHDEAMRDAPVTRQVSRVAQMAAVRHWVNDQVRAAGAATDVVVDGRDIGTAVFPTAALKVFLVADPWERARRRLIQRLGRRPNDAEIAEETEALVARDALDAAQSAPARDAITIDTTTVTQEEQVERIVALAKATRDRIRGH; via the coding sequence ATGGCCCGCTCGCCGTTGGCGGTGCGCGGTGTCATCCGCGCGCCAGGTGATAAGTCGATCAGTCATCGGTCGCTGATCTTTGCCGCCATGGCGAGCGGCCCCACGCGCATTCGTGACATCCTCGCGTCGGCCGACGTGCACGCCACGGCGGGTGCGCTCCGCGCCATGGGGGCTGACATCCCGGCCCTCAGCGACGACTTCGTGGTGAACGGACGCGGTGTTGCGTCGCTGCATTCACCTGTGTCGCCGCTCGACTGCGGCAATAGCGGTACCACGACGCGTTTGATCGCCGGACTCGTGGCCGGTCTCGCCGGTCGCGCGGCCCGCTTCGAGGGGGACGCAAGCCTCTCTCGTCGTCCGATGCGCCGGATCGCCGCTCCGCTTACGCAGATGGGCGCGCGCATCGACTTCGAAGGCGCGACCGGACACGATGGACTACCGATGCGCGTGCATGGCATGCCGCTTTCGGCGATCACCTTCGTAAACACGCATGCGAGCGCGCAAGTAAAAGGGGCATTGATGCTTGCCGGACTGGCGTCGGGGTCGGGCGTTACGGTGCAGGAGCCGCAGCGCTCGCGTGATCACACCGAACGCATGCTGATCGCGCGTGGCGTGCAGCTGACCGTGTCCGACGACGGTGTGCTCCTCCCTCCGGCGCAGACACTCAATGCGGTCGATGTCGTGGTCCCGTCCGATCCGTCGTCGGCGACGTTCTTTGTCGCGCTGGCTGCGCTGGCCGACGAGGGCGAGATACGCCTCGAGAATGTGTGCCTCAACCCGACTCGCACCGGCGCCTTCGACGTCCTGCGGCGCATGGGCGTGCGCATCGACGTGGAGGATGAACGCACGATCGGTGGCGAAGTGATCGGGACGCTCGTGGTCTTTCCGGCGTCCCTGCAGGCGACGTCGATCGGCGGTGCGGAGATTCCGCGCTGTATCGACGAGTTGCCGATGATCGCCTGCGTCGCGGCGCGGGCCGTGGGTGAAACGCGCATTACCGACGCCGGTGAGCTGCGTGTGAAGGAGAGTGATCGCATTCGTGCGGTCGTTGAGAACTTGCGGCGACTTGGCGTGGACGCCGAGGAGCTCCCCGACGGTATGCGCATCATCGGGTCGAACGCGTCGTTGTCCGGGCACGTCGTCACGCATGGCGATCACCGGCTGGCCATGGCCTTCGGCATTCTCGGCGCGCTCCCGGGAAATCGCATCACGATCGACGATCCGGGTTGTGTGTCGGTGTCATATCCCGCTTTTTGGCGTGATCTCGCGCAGGCCGTTGGTCCGGCCACTCAGAGCTCCGCTAACGCCCCGGCCATCGCTAACGGCCCGAAGCCGTTGGTCATCGCTATCGACGGGCCCGCAGCCAGCGGCAAGAGTTCGACGGCCCAGTGGGTCGCTCAGCTTCTGAACGTGCACCACGTCGATTCCGGGGCCTTTTACCGTGCGATCACCCTTCTGGCGCTCGGCACCGGCGTTGCCCCGGAGCTGTGGACGTCGCAAGCGGTGCTGGCAGAGGCCCACCGGATCACCTGGCGCCTGACCGAGCGCTCGGTGCTGCCCTTGGTCGACGGCGCCGAGCATGACGAAGCGATGCGTGACGCGCCAGTCACCCGGCAGGTGTCACGCGTCGCGCAGATGGCGGCCGTTCGTCACTGGGTCAACGATCAGGTCCGGGCGGCCGGTGCGGCTACGGATGTCGTCGTCGATGGTCGGGATATCGGGACGGCCGTGTTCCCAACCGCGGCGCTCAAGGTGTTTCTGGTCGCCGATCCCTGGGAGCGCGCGCGACGCCGGCTGATCCAGCGGCTTGGCCGTCGGCCGAACGACGCGGAGATCGCCGAGGAAACCGAGGCGTTGGTGGCCCGTGACGCCCTCGACGCCGCCCAGAGCGCCCCCGCGCGGGATGCCATCACGATCGACACCACGACGGTGACGCAGGAAGAGCAGGTGGAGCGGATCGTGGCGCTGGCCAAGGCCACGCGGGACCGGATCCGCGGGCACTGA
- a CDS encoding 30S ribosomal protein S1, protein MSTELSPELAAELNAALNADMDELDAEPAHNKLTAREKRDLQKSQLRPLANRRPELYEEDEFSSDEYERMLELYNGTLASIEEGEIVKAHVLEIRENLVVLDIGFKSEGTIPLEEFKDMPDLKVGDEVEVLLEHLEDQEGSVVLSKKKADFMRVWERIRVAYESDMPVEGTLVKKIKGGVVVDLMGVDAFLPGSQIALRRVPNIDELLGHKYEFKIIKLNKRRRNIVVSRRVILEQERAGKREKLMKELSKDQVRKGVVKNITDFGAFIDLGGVDGLLHITDMSWGRISHPSEMVQIGMELEIKVLDIDWERERISLGLKQLQSYPWKDVAAKYPVGTRVNGKVVSITNYGAFIELEPGIEGLVHISEMSWTRNVRHPSKIVSIGEAIEAVVLKVDETEEKISLGMKQTEQDPWVILPLKYPVGTRINGKVRNLTSFGAFVEIEPGIDGLIHISDMSWTKRVQHPSEVVKKGDAVDVVILNIDSENKRISLGLKQAEEDPWLRIGETYPVGTELPGKVVRLMDKGVVVDLGNDIEGFVPVSQLNPEGTVTNPADFAWETMNLVMRVLEVDPIHRRIVLAVTSVPEEQPPKPAEPSKVHSSEDEIGL, encoded by the coding sequence ATGAGCACTGAACTGAGCCCTGAGCTCGCCGCCGAGCTGAACGCCGCCCTCAACGCGGACATGGACGAGCTCGACGCGGAGCCGGCGCACAACAAGCTCACGGCGCGCGAAAAGCGCGACCTGCAGAAGAGCCAGCTTCGCCCGCTTGCGAACCGTCGCCCGGAACTCTACGAAGAAGACGAGTTCTCGTCCGACGAGTATGAGCGGATGCTGGAGCTGTACAACGGCACGCTGGCGTCGATCGAAGAAGGTGAGATTGTCAAGGCGCACGTTCTTGAGATTCGCGAGAACCTGGTCGTCCTGGATATCGGCTTCAAGTCCGAAGGGACGATCCCGCTCGAAGAGTTCAAGGACATGCCCGACCTCAAGGTCGGCGACGAAGTCGAAGTGCTCCTCGAGCACCTCGAGGACCAGGAAGGCTCTGTCGTCCTGTCCAAGAAGAAGGCCGACTTCATGCGCGTGTGGGAGCGCATCCGCGTGGCCTACGAAAGCGACATGCCGGTTGAAGGCACGCTCGTCAAGAAGATCAAGGGCGGCGTGGTCGTCGACCTCATGGGCGTCGATGCGTTCCTGCCGGGTTCGCAGATCGCGCTCCGTCGTGTGCCGAACATCGACGAACTGCTCGGTCACAAGTACGAGTTCAAGATCATCAAGCTCAACAAGCGTCGCCGCAACATCGTGGTGTCGCGTCGTGTGATCCTCGAGCAGGAACGCGCCGGCAAGCGCGAAAAGCTCATGAAGGAACTCTCGAAGGATCAGGTGCGGAAGGGCGTCGTCAAAAACATCACGGACTTCGGTGCATTCATCGATCTCGGTGGCGTGGACGGCCTGCTGCATATCACCGACATGTCGTGGGGCCGTATCTCGCATCCGAGCGAGATGGTTCAGATCGGCATGGAGCTCGAGATCAAGGTCCTGGATATCGATTGGGAGCGCGAGCGCATTTCGCTCGGCCTCAAGCAGCTCCAGAGCTACCCGTGGAAGGACGTGGCGGCCAAGTACCCGGTCGGCACTCGCGTGAACGGCAAGGTCGTGTCGATCACGAACTACGGCGCGTTCATCGAGCTCGAGCCGGGCATCGAAGGCCTCGTCCATATCTCCGAAATGAGCTGGACGCGCAACGTTCGCCACCCGTCGAAGATCGTGTCGATCGGCGAAGCGATCGAGGCGGTGGTGCTCAAGGTCGACGAGACCGAAGAGAAGATTTCGCTGGGTATGAAGCAGACCGAGCAGGATCCGTGGGTGATTCTGCCGCTCAAGTACCCGGTCGGCACGCGCATCAACGGCAAGGTCCGCAACCTGACCTCGTTCGGCGCGTTCGTCGAAATCGAGCCGGGCATCGACGGCCTCATTCACATCTCCGATATGTCCTGGACCAAGCGCGTCCAGCATCCGTCGGAAGTCGTGAAGAAGGGCGACGCGGTAGACGTGGTGATCCTCAACATCGACAGCGAAAACAAGCGCATCTCGCTTGGCCTCAAGCAGGCCGAGGAAGATCCGTGGCTTCGCATCGGTGAGACGTATCCGGTCGGCACCGAGCTTCCGGGCAAGGTTGTCCGCCTGATGGACAAGGGCGTGGTCGTCGATCTCGGCAACGACATCGAAGGTTTCGTTCCGGTGAGCCAGCTCAACCCCGAAGGCACGGTCACGAACCCGGCCGACTTCGCGTGGGAAACGATGAACCTGGTGATGCGCGTGTTGGAGGTGGATCCCATCCATCGCCGTATCGTGCTCGCCGTGACGTCAGTCCCGGAAGAGCAGCCGCCCAAGCCGGCCGAGCCGAGCAAGGTGCATAGCTCCGAAGACGAGATCGGACTGTAA
- a CDS encoding PEP-CTERM sorting domain-containing protein, with amino-acid sequence MFDRAPDILGQGGNQKAISFIGNNSNVFSLGWFRLDNGSDATTSANQTAKLTFDLYLNNSAAVGVSYNALTVNWLYQGNLDERYKFTGAGWSNAFTVGTEQFEFAVVGYDWPHPGSSSEYCSSYDAVPTAASANGNTGSYKDATSGAIGGKLCGQFRKVSSPNIQTVPEPSTYALMGAGLLGIFGFARRRNRNA; translated from the coding sequence ATGTTTGATCGCGCACCAGACATTCTGGGACAGGGAGGAAACCAGAAAGCGATCTCGTTCATCGGCAACAATTCCAACGTGTTCAGCCTTGGCTGGTTCCGCCTCGATAATGGGTCGGACGCGACAACGTCGGCAAATCAGACGGCAAAGTTGACGTTTGATCTCTACCTGAACAACAGCGCCGCCGTCGGCGTCTCGTACAACGCGTTGACGGTGAATTGGCTGTACCAAGGAAATCTCGACGAGCGGTACAAGTTCACCGGCGCCGGTTGGTCGAACGCCTTCACAGTCGGTACTGAGCAGTTCGAGTTCGCCGTCGTCGGTTACGATTGGCCGCACCCCGGTAGCTCGTCGGAGTATTGCTCGAGCTACGACGCTGTTCCGACTGCAGCGAGCGCGAACGGCAACACGGGTTCTTACAAAGACGCGACCAGCGGTGCCATCGGCGGAAAGCTCTGCGGCCAGTTCCGCAAAGTTTCGTCCCCGAACATCCAGACCGTCCCCGAGCCGTCCACCTACGCGCTCATGGGCGCTGGCCTCCTCGGCATCTTCGGATTCGCACGTCGTCGCAACCGTAACGCGTAA
- a CDS encoding energy transducer TonB translates to MSLTLRRSLIPAIATLLFAGPFARTAAAQDDKVYPIAEVTNPPKLASSVQAARLISESYPADLKSRGVGGMVELQFVVDSKGKVEAGSVEVVDATQTALGEAAKKVVAKLDFQPGKLNGAAVKTKVVLPIIYKP, encoded by the coding sequence ATGTCGCTGACCCTTCGCCGTTCCCTGATCCCTGCAATTGCGACGCTCCTGTTCGCCGGTCCGTTCGCCCGTACTGCGGCGGCTCAGGACGACAAGGTGTACCCGATTGCTGAAGTCACCAATCCGCCGAAACTCGCGTCGTCCGTTCAGGCGGCCCGTCTGATCTCGGAGTCGTACCCGGCCGACCTGAAGAGCCGCGGCGTCGGCGGCATGGTCGAGCTCCAGTTTGTCGTCGACAGCAAGGGCAAGGTTGAAGCGGGCAGCGTCGAAGTGGTCGACGCGACGCAGACCGCGCTGGGCGAAGCTGCGAAGAAGGTCGTCGCCAAGCTCGACTTTCAGCCGGGCAAGCTGAACGGCGCCGCCGTGAAGACCAAGGTCGTCCTTCCGATCATCTACAAGCCGTAA
- a CDS encoding acyl-CoA carboxylase subunit beta, whose translation MRQKLERLASARDASEQGGGAARLAAQHAKGKLSARERLDVLLDEGSFVEIDRFVTSRSLAEGEAPIYGDGVVAGHGRIEGRIVYVFSQDFTVFGGSLSEAHAAKICKIMDLAVRNGAPVIGLNDSGGARIQEGVVSLGGYADIFLRNTMASGVVPQISAILGPCAGGAVYSPAITDFIYMVRGTSYMFVTGPNVVKTVTHEDVTMEQLGGADTHAGTSGVAHFACDSELACLQQIRELFRFVPSNNVDDPPRGSGRDPRDRREESLLDVIPDNPNKPYDMHEVIGRIVDDGEFYEVQPDYAGNILVGFAHLGGYSVGIVANQPAVLAGVLDINASMKAARFVRFCDCFNIPLVTFEDVPGFLPGVTQEHGGIIKHGAKLLYAYCEATVPKLTVITRKAYGGAYDVMSSKHIRGDYNVAWPTAEIAVMGPKGAVEILYKKEIAEASDPQAAMDARVAEYTEKFANPYNAAARGYVDDVIDPRDTRPRLIDALDALRGKRDRNPPKKHGNLPL comes from the coding sequence ATGCGCCAGAAGCTCGAGCGGTTGGCCAGTGCCCGCGATGCCTCCGAGCAGGGAGGTGGCGCCGCCCGCCTCGCCGCTCAACACGCCAAGGGCAAGCTCTCCGCCCGTGAGCGCCTCGATGTCCTCCTCGATGAAGGATCCTTCGTCGAGATCGACCGATTCGTCACGTCCCGTTCGCTCGCCGAAGGCGAAGCGCCGATTTACGGTGACGGCGTCGTGGCCGGTCACGGGCGGATCGAAGGCCGGATCGTCTACGTCTTCTCGCAGGACTTCACGGTGTTCGGCGGATCGCTCTCCGAAGCGCACGCCGCCAAGATCTGCAAGATCATGGATTTGGCGGTACGCAACGGCGCCCCAGTCATTGGACTGAATGATTCGGGTGGTGCGCGGATCCAGGAAGGTGTGGTATCGCTCGGCGGATATGCCGACATCTTCTTGCGCAACACGATGGCGTCGGGGGTCGTGCCGCAGATCTCGGCGATCCTCGGACCGTGTGCCGGCGGTGCCGTGTACTCGCCGGCGATCACCGATTTCATCTACATGGTGCGCGGTACGAGCTACATGTTCGTGACGGGACCGAATGTCGTGAAGACGGTGACGCACGAAGATGTGACCATGGAGCAACTCGGCGGCGCCGACACGCACGCCGGCACCAGCGGTGTCGCCCACTTCGCCTGCGATTCCGAGTTGGCGTGTCTGCAGCAGATCCGCGAGTTATTCCGCTTCGTGCCGTCGAACAACGTGGACGACCCGCCACGTGGATCCGGACGCGATCCCCGCGATCGACGCGAGGAATCGCTGCTCGACGTGATCCCGGACAATCCGAACAAGCCGTACGACATGCACGAGGTCATCGGCCGCATCGTGGACGACGGCGAGTTCTACGAGGTGCAGCCGGACTACGCCGGCAATATTCTCGTGGGCTTTGCGCATCTGGGCGGCTACAGCGTCGGGATCGTGGCGAACCAGCCGGCCGTGCTGGCCGGTGTGCTCGACATCAACGCGTCGATGAAGGCCGCGCGTTTCGTCCGCTTCTGCGATTGCTTCAATATTCCGCTCGTGACCTTCGAAGACGTTCCCGGGTTCCTGCCCGGAGTGACGCAGGAGCACGGCGGCATCATCAAGCACGGCGCCAAACTGCTGTACGCGTACTGCGAAGCGACGGTGCCAAAGCTCACGGTGATTACGCGCAAGGCCTACGGTGGCGCGTATGACGTCATGAGTTCGAAGCACATCCGCGGCGATTACAACGTGGCCTGGCCGACGGCGGAAATTGCCGTGATGGGCCCCAAGGGCGCCGTGGAAATTCTTTATAAGAAGGAAATCGCTGAAGCGAGCGATCCGCAGGCGGCGATGGACGCGCGCGTTGCCGAGTACACGGAGAAGTTCGCGAACCCGTACAACGCGGCGGCGCGCGGCTATGTGGATGATGTCATCGATCCGCGCGACACGCGTCCACGGCTGATCGACGCGCTCGACGCGCTGCGCGGCAAGCGAGATCGCAATCCGCCGAAGAAGCACGGAAACCTTCCCCTGTGA
- the accC gene encoding acetyl-CoA carboxylase biotin carboxylase subunit: protein MFSKVLVANRGEIALRVIRACQELGVKTVAVYSEADARAPHVREADEAVLVGPPPSSQSYLVGERLIEVALRTGAQAIHPGYGFLSERAWFARAVRDAGLVFIGPPAEAIDAMGSKTAARQLAISAGVPVVPGTTESVRDADEAIAIAETFGFPVLLKAAAGGGGKGMRIVRAASELADALASAKREAQNAFGDDAVYIEKYIEGPRHVEIQVLADTHGNVLHLGERECSVQRRHQKMIEEAPSVAVSPELRARMGATAVAAARAAGYVNAGTCEFLLDKDGQYYFLEMNTRIQVEHPVTELVMGLDLVQWQIRVAAGEALPFAQKDFAPRGWAMECRITSEDPSNGFLPSTGRIEYLHLPTGPGVRWDGGIESGSEVGLHYDPMLAKLIVHAPTRDLAISRMRRALRELTIDGIETSRSFHLRVMDHPDFQRGDITIQWLEQNLPALTAPATDRESIRLAAIAAALVAHEERRAGSGTATAAVMSDGSTVGHEASRSAHGPSWRDVARRESLRSL, encoded by the coding sequence ATGTTCAGCAAAGTGCTGGTGGCCAATCGGGGAGAGATTGCGCTGCGCGTAATCCGCGCCTGTCAGGAACTCGGCGTGAAGACGGTCGCGGTGTACTCCGAAGCCGATGCCCGTGCGCCGCACGTGCGCGAGGCCGATGAGGCGGTGCTGGTCGGTCCGCCGCCCTCGAGTCAGAGCTATCTGGTCGGTGAACGACTCATCGAGGTCGCGCTCCGCACGGGCGCACAGGCGATTCACCCGGGATACGGGTTTCTCTCCGAGCGCGCGTGGTTTGCGCGCGCCGTGCGCGACGCCGGTCTCGTGTTCATCGGACCACCGGCCGAAGCGATCGATGCCATGGGATCGAAGACGGCAGCCCGTCAGCTGGCGATATCGGCCGGCGTGCCGGTCGTGCCGGGTACCACCGAGAGCGTACGCGACGCCGACGAAGCCATCGCCATTGCCGAGACATTCGGATTCCCGGTGCTGCTCAAGGCGGCCGCTGGTGGGGGTGGTAAAGGCATGCGCATTGTGCGCGCGGCTTCCGAACTGGCCGACGCGCTCGCGTCCGCCAAGCGCGAGGCGCAGAACGCATTCGGTGACGATGCGGTGTACATCGAGAAGTACATCGAAGGCCCGCGCCACGTCGAGATTCAGGTGCTTGCGGACACGCACGGCAACGTCCTTCATCTCGGTGAGCGGGAATGCTCGGTGCAGCGTCGTCACCAAAAGATGATCGAAGAGGCCCCCAGCGTTGCCGTGTCGCCGGAACTGCGCGCGCGGATGGGGGCGACGGCCGTGGCGGCGGCGCGCGCGGCCGGCTACGTGAATGCCGGCACGTGCGAGTTTCTGCTCGACAAGGATGGGCAGTACTACTTCCTCGAGATGAACACGCGCATTCAGGTCGAGCATCCCGTCACGGAGCTTGTGATGGGACTCGACCTGGTGCAGTGGCAGATTCGCGTGGCCGCCGGCGAAGCGCTGCCGTTCGCGCAGAAAGATTTTGCGCCGCGCGGTTGGGCCATGGAATGTCGGATCACGAGTGAGGATCCGTCGAACGGCTTCCTGCCGAGCACGGGCCGTATCGAGTATCTGCATCTGCCGACGGGTCCCGGGGTGCGATGGGACGGCGGCATCGAGTCGGGCAGCGAGGTCGGCCTCCACTACGATCCGATGCTGGCGAAGCTGATCGTGCACGCGCCGACGCGCGACCTGGCGATCTCGCGCATGCGCCGCGCGTTGCGTGAACTCACCATCGACGGTATCGAGACCTCACGCAGCTTTCATCTTCGGGTGATGGATCATCCGGATTTCCAGCGTGGCGATATCACCATACAGTGGCTCGAACAGAACCTGCCCGCGTTGACGGCGCCGGCAACGGATCGGGAATCGATCCGACTCGCGGCAATCGCGGCGGCCCTGGTCGCGCACGAAGAGCGTCGCGCCGGCAGCGGCACGGCGACGGCGGCCGTGATGAGCGATGGCTCGACCGTCGGCCACGAGGCAAGTCGTTCGGCGCACGGTCCGTCGTGGCGCGATGTTGCCCGGCGTGAGTCGCTGCGGTCCTTGTGA